The stretch of DNA tttaatattacaTTTATTATCACACTGcctttttttatatttctattttatatatctatctatctatctatctattATGGGTTCTAATTCATCTAAATCAGCTCCAACATTACAAAGATCAGATACTAATAATTCCACAAGATCTACTAGGTCTAATAGGTCAATAAGACTGAGAAGGTCCATTAGTTCCATTAAAGActcacaacaacagcaatcAGActcacaacaacaacaagaagaagaagaagagcAATCACAATCACAACAACGTCCACAACCAATATTATCACGAAATAATTCAGCAACTTCAGAAAATCCTATATTAATTAGACGTAATACTAATGAGACATTACAAACCCCCAATTTTTCCGACACACTATCGCCACATCTGCATctgcagcaacaacaacaacagccaGGTTCACCGTTGTCAACATCAATGAACGGCAATACTATTTCTCGTACATCTACTAATCATTCAAtcatttcaacaacatctCACAAGTCATCACTGCAACAATCGAATTTACCTCTTAAAAAggaaacaacaacttcatCACTAAGTACAAATTCTAATACTATAGATATagattcattaattgataaattattaaatgcTGGATTTAGTGGTAAACGAACGAAAAAtgtttgtttgaaaaatactgaaattgaattaatctGTGCCTCAGCTagagaaatttttttatcacAACCTTCACTATTAGAATTGGCCCCACCGGTTAAAGTTGTTGGAGATGTTCATGGTCAATATCATGATTTAATTCGAATTTTTTCTAAATGTGGATTCCCACCAAAgacaaattatttatttcttggtgATTATGTTGATAGAGGTAAACAATCTTTAGaaacaatattattattattatgttataaaattaaatacccggaaaatttctttttattacGAGGGAATCATGAATGTGCCAATGTCACTCGAGTATATGGATTTTATGATGAATGTAAAAGAAGATGTAATATAAAGACTtggaaattatttattgatacATTTAATACTTTACCAATTGCTGCTATAGTTGCTGGGAAAATATTTTGTGTTCATGGAGGATTATCACCAGTATTAAATTCTATGGatgaaattagaaatatAGCTCGTCCAACCGATGTACCTGATTTTggattattaaatgatttattatggTCTGATCCGGCGGATACTATAAATGAATGGGAAGATAATGAAAGAGGAGTATCATATGTTTTTTCTAAAGTGGcgataaataaatttttaagtaaatttaattttgatcTTGTATGTCGAGCTCATATGGTGGTTGAAGATGGttatgaatttttcaatgataGAACTTTAGTAACAGTATTTTCTGCCCCTAATTATTGTGGagaatttgataattgggGAGCAGTTATGGGAGTACTGGAAGATTTATTATGttcatttgaattattagatcCTTTAGATAGTGCTGCTTTAAAACAAGTtatgaaaaaagaaaaacaagaaagaaagaaatctACATAAAGGGGGAGAGGGTTgggtatatatatatatgaaaaCTTAGGAGTGTATTTCCTCACCCTTccattaatttattaaataacCTAACTTAacttaatttattattagaacTAGAACTAGAACTAGAACTAGTTATAGtatataattcaaaagtttgtataatatatattacCTATATGTATATGGATTTTACCAAGAAAGAACTGATCTACGAATACAACGGTATAAATGAATATTGTTTGAGTTTTCTTTGTAGAGAGAGCCCAGGGCTGGGGCAGGACGGGACAACTGCCCACAGACGGGCGAGTTTATTTACAAATAAGTACGCACTCGCACACGGACCAAAAATATCTACAAAAATCTTGACAACAGATTCATTTCGTGAACAACAAGTACAACAacatttcttggtgtaaaCAAGAAAGACACCTAATATccaataatcaatcaatagTATCAGTGTGTTTTGTTATTGGAGGCagtaatttaaaaaaaatgccAGAATCATCACAAACtgcatcatcatcaacaacagcaggtgcatcagcaacaacaggTACAACAGGAATACcattaacaaattttaattattattttttactTAAAACGGAAAATATCGAACCATTAATAGATATAGTGAATCgaattaataaagaaattaatgataatcaaaatttaattcattcattatgtttacaaattgataatcatGGAAAATTTCCCGATACCATAGCATCAAGTACTAATACCAACGacaattcttcaacttcaattgatgatcCATTACGTTATTTACTTGAAGAGAAATATAACATAACCCGGAGTCCAAATCTTAGTCTGACcaatactactactaatcTTGAAGATTATAAACAATCATTAATCAATGACATAACTCAATTACGTCAATTACAACAAagtaaaaatttaaaaaatcgacaatttttatcaataattgaagattatgaacaagaattaaataCATTTATATTACCAAATTTAAgaaatttaataatcaataatttagattcaaataaacatcaaaaatcaaaaaaatcaaaaacatcaaaagatattttattaattagaaaacaatttttcatgattgaaaaattaatttatgaaaaatatgaaaaatatataattcGATTATggaaattaattaaatttattaaattattgaataaatttatgattaaattaaaacaacaacaattaaaacaaaaacaattggaaatgattcaagaagttaaagaattgaaattacaattacaagaaatcaaataaaacaaagaaaaggaaaggaTAAATagattgaaattgaaattgaaattggaaTTGGGATTGGAATTTGGATTGAAtggttgataaattgaaaatttttttttcattttgggTATAATTGgaataaagaaaaacacATTCAGATCGGAATTTAACACTTAAACCTCAATAAATGATGTATTTATACTACAATATTCAACCAGATATTATATTCATATTCCCAAAAATCTAGTCagtcaattgattttataaataaagCATAGGAATGCAAAGATCAAGAAGGGGAGAATTTAGAAAGGATATTAGTATAGGGATATATTTATCTATATTTTACAACGAAAATTAGAAAGAGAATATAGGATAGAATAGAATAGAACAGGCAAATGGTATATATTGAAtggaaaaatttcaaatattagAACTTGGATCAAGAAGTAttgaaattcaacaatCTCCCTTCCCAAATACAATTTACAAGCTCCTACAAAAatttaccaaaaaaaaagaataKatataatataaatctCTAAGGAAAGATATATAAGTAAGCAGGAGGAGAAGAAGGAAGAACAAGGAAGAGGAGCTATCGTATGAcacaatttatttataaaaacCTTTACCTTTGgatttttgataataataatagtttcccaattgaaaaaagagaggacgaggaaaagaagaagaagaagaagactTGTATTCACTTGTCTTAAGGAAAAGGGCCTTATTACACTTTTGCAAGTCTTGAAAATCAATCTCCAATGTAATCCCCATATTACATATCATATCTTTACTCCTTTACTTTTATAGTTAAACACAATGATAAGAAATGAACTAAAACGAAATGAAActtatattatttaaataatccCAACTAGMAMTAGAAATAGAActagaaatagaaataaaaatactATTAAAATAAACACTGTCGTCACCCCAATACTGtaaaaacagaaacaaaTAGTATATATGTAAATCAAGTAGAACACTCATACTCAGTTTATATAACAAACGAGTAAAGTAAGAACActataaaaaagaaacaacatcaaaaaCATCACAAGACATAagcaaataaataaataaataaataaaaatacatTTTTCACATACTTTcttcttattattattgttattgtgatattaaattatttatcgTAGGTTTTTTCGAAACATACCCAGTAGCATTAGTAGTAGCCGTActatttgtatttgtatttgtatttgttgttggtgtcAGTAGTGGTGGAGGATCCAGTTTATTCACTACAACCATAGTAGTTTGTATTGTTTCAGTTGAATgtgttgatttaattgatggagtattattattattattatcgtGAAGTTCGATACTTTggaaatttaatttattgaccattttatcaccattattattattagaatcaATTATCACATTTGATTGTGATACATCATTTTTATTCTCCATATTATCAACCATCATTGAATCATTACCATTACTCGTACCACCACCTGTTATGCTTGATACTGGGGGTAAAGTAGGAGCAGGTGATGCTAATTTTGGATcttgtagttgttgttgttgttgctcattattattattattattattattattatcatcatttaaaaCTCCTTTTAACCAATTACTTTTAATATCTTTTCTATTATCACTATTAGAAAATATCAGAAAATCACTAACAACTGAACTTTGACGTTGATGAAAagaattttgttgataactACCACCACTAGTACCATTACTACCAGTAGTACCATTTGTTGAGCCCCAATTAGGATGAGGTAAATTACTTACTGAAGGTAAACTATTAGtagtattattactatAATTCGAATTACCCgataatattgaaaaatgttgTGACATGGGtgattttattgatattgaagaattagtGATTGTTGAACCTCTTGGATCAGGTGTACTTTTCAAAGTGGTTTGACTAAATGATTGATGAAATAATGGTGATAATGGACTAGCTAAATTAGGTGTTAATGAAGCTGCTGAAGTTGCTGATCtaggtggtggtggataAACTGCATCTGATGTAATCGATGATGTCACCGTGTTCATATTGGTGTTGGTATTGGCATTAATATTCCCTTCATTActaatattttcattagaATGAGTAGAATGTTGTAATGCCAATGGTTCGGGTCTTCTTTTAGGTGTAAATGCATGATCAGGTATTTTTAATCCTTGTTGTGATACGTTATCAGAAGGTTGTTCTTGACCACCACCCATTTGATGAGGTAATGGAGGTAATGGTTTTTGAGGATGAGCATTAATTttaggtggtggtggcaaTGCCATAGGATCAAAAGTGGTATTTGGTGGATATTGTCTATATGGATCCAAATAACCTGCAGGCATTCCctgttgtggttgtggttgttgctGACCAGgtacttgttgttgtggtgcTGGAGGTGGGGGTGGTTGAGGACcttgatattgattatttgcataatattgattatgaaaTTGAGGATATGGAGGTTGGAAGTTATACCcattttgttgatgttgttgcaTGTGAACTTGGGCTTGTGCCTGGGCTTGAGCTTGAGCTTGAAGTTGagcttgttgttgagcTTTCTTctcttgttgtttcaatttctttttcagtTTAGATCgttcaattaataatttactATCACGATTATCCTTAGTTAAATAAGTTTCATAAGCATGTACAGTTTGTTTATGTTGACGTAAATTATCTAAACGACTGAAATTTTTGGAACAATAAGGACAAGTAAAAGGTCGTTCACCAGTATGTTTACGTTTATGACGAGCTAAATGTTCACTTCTAGTGAAGGACATATTACAACCAGGATATCCAGTACATTGAAATACTCTACCTTTACTTgatctttttgatttaggTTTAGTTATTGAATTAGATGAACTTGATGCCGACGATTCAGCTGATGAATTAGATGACATAGTCGAATGTGTAGCATTGGTTAATGTCGGCGTTAGTGTTGGTAAAGAATTTACTACTGATGATAAAGTATTCAATGGAGGTGGTGCACGTAAAGGAGGCACGGcataatattgttgatttgcattaattggtggtggtggaagTGGTGGCTGTccatgttgttgttgttgctgattgttgttattcaattcattagtATTACCATTCGatatattatttgatataGGAGGTAAAGATGGAGCAGGTATTGGTGGCAATGGAGGTAAACTATTTTGTGAATGaagtggttgttgttgtggtggtggtggataCATCATTGGTTGTCTTTGATTATAAGCCATAGATGCGTGCTGTGATTGATGGGAATCGTTTTGAAGTACTTGTGATGTCCCTGACATGATATATATCGAGatagtattattaattatagttgttgtagttgttgtttttgaaaatttaagttattattaaataatattgatagatttgtattattataaaaacttgataaaataaaatatccCAACAATtagaatgaatgaatgattcaaaataaatttaataaaataaaaagaaaaaccaattcaaattagAATAAAAAACTTAAAAGATATAAACAACTTCAAACAACCGTATAGAATAATTTGATCGTTTGATTGAAGGAGACAAATTTTCAGGGGGaatattaatttcaaagttGGCAGTGACGGTGTGTCGTGTAAGGGGGGGCGGGAcgtagaaaaaaaaggtagTGTAAATTGAGTGAATTCTGctactttattttttttttcgtgCCTTATTAAATGTAAATGGtagttggttggttggttgatttgttgtggttgattgattgaattagttaattattaattgacttgacaaacaaaaataatttaagGGGGAAGAAAGTATGTGAATGACACACAACAATCtaggaaaagaaaaaagggggaaatataaattaaagGAGGGGAGTAAAGTGAAAAGTTGTCACTGGAGAAAACTTATTActgtgtgtgtgttttggtttaatataatataattcaaGTATGACCCTGctctcttttcttttggaaACCTAAACGTTGTCAAAAGAAGTCAAAAAGCAAAAACGATTGAAAGTTATAGGAATATCCtctattataataattgaatggGAATTGTGTgtataaaaaataaatattatttattaacaGGGAACGTGTGTTCGTTTTTTATTAATACCCTATAGTTTCTGGAAGTCTTTTAATTGACAGGATGATGTTAATGTTAATGaaagttgaaattgataagtTAAGTCGTAGTGAtagttgttgaaaaaaaaaacaagttaaactaaaattgaaaaaaataaaaaaatggaattggaattggaatgttggttggtttatatatataaatatagaaactaaattttttttttctttgtctttgtcTTCTGTCGTTCTCTCTCTCGcactttttatttttttttttccttcctTCAAATGACGTGTGGAAGGCGGAGGTGAGTAGGTTAGAAGGGCGAGGGGGAGGAGGGAaagagggggggggggggagattttctaaattaaaacaaaaacaaggcaccaaaaaaaaagaaattgggAATTCTATTCCTTTATTAagtaaatgaaaaatgaaaaaaaaaaacttttccAAGTAAACAACCCAAaagttttaataataatagtaatggtaattattgttgttgaaatggGAAATTGAGATGGAAataagttgaaaaaatgtGAGAACCTTAATGTTATATATAGTATATATTCTTATGTTCATGCATGATATGCATACATATTTACGTGTAATATATAGTTATTGAACACAAAATGCAAGAAAGTAAATGCAAAAGGAgtgatttcaaaaagagtgtagttgttgttgttgctgaaCTATATACTAACCAACTAACAGTGAACTACATTACTAATGATACGTAAGCAATGcataattgattaaattttattttgagtGTCGTTTTCTCTCCTGGATTATGGTGTGCTGTCTGTGCcttgaaaaattttacttttattatttttgtcGTTCTTTACACGCAATTACACAAAACTCAATGAATTAacac from Candida albicans SC5314 chromosome R, complete sequence encodes:
- the BCR1 gene encoding transcription factor BCR1 (Transcription factor; regulates a/alpha biofilm formation, matrix, cell-surface-associated genes; confers adherence, impermeability, impenetrability, fluconazole resistance; Tup1/Tec1/Mnl1-regulated; mRNA binds She3; Spider biofilm induced) — encoded protein: MSGTSQVLQNDSHQSQHASMAYNQRQPMMYPPPPQQQPLHSQNSLPPLPPIPAPSLPPISNNISNGNTNELNNNNQQQQQHGQPPLPPPPINANQQYYAVPPLRAPPPLNTLSSVVNSLPTLTPTLTNATHSTMSSNSSAESSASSSSNSITKPKSKRSSKGRVFQCTGYPGCNMSFTRSEHLARHKRKHTGERPFTCPYCSKNFSRLDNLRQHKQTVHAYETYLTKDNRDSKLLIERSKSKKKLKQQEKKAQQQAQLQAQAQAQAQAQVHMQQHQQNGYNFQPPYPQFHNQYYANNQYQGPQPPPPPAPQQQVPGQQQPQPQQGMPAGYLDPYRQYPPNTTFDPMALPPPPKINAHPQKPLPPLPHQMGGGQEQPSDNVSQQGLKIPDHAFTPKRRPEPLALQHSTHSNENISNEGNINANTNTNMNTVTSSITSDAVYPPPPRSATSAASLTPNLASPLSPLFHQSFSQTTLKSTPDPRGSTITNSSISIKSPMSQHFSILSGNSNYSNNTTNSLPSVSNLPHPNWGSTNGTTGSNGTSGGSYQQNSFHQRQSSVVSDFSIFSNSDNRKDIKSNWLKGVLNDDNNNNNNNNNEQQQQQLQDPKLASPAPTLPPVSSITGGGTSNGNDSMMVDNMENKNDVSQSNVIIDSNNNNGDKMVNKLNFQSIELHDNNNNNTPSIKSTHSTETIQTTMVVVNKSDPPPLSTPTTNTNTNTNSTATTNATGYVSKKPTINNLISQ
- the PPZ1 gene encoding salt homeostasis regulator (Protein phosphatase Z; type 1 family serine/threonine specific protein phosphatase involved in cation homeostasis and cell wall integrity), yielding MGSNSSKSAPTLQRSDTNNSTRSTRSNRSIRSRRSISSIKDSQQQQSDSQQQQEEEEEQSQSQQRPQPILSRNNSATSENPILIRRNTNETLQTPNFSDTLSPHSHSQQQQQQPGSPLSTSMNGNTISRTSTNHSIISTTSHKSSSQQSNLPLKKETTTSSLSTNSNTIDIDSLIDKLLNAGFSGKRTKNVCLKNTEIELICASAREIFLSQPSLLELAPPVKVVGDVHGQYHDLIRIFSKCGFPPKTNYLFLGDYVDRGKQSLETILLLLCYKIKYPENFFLLRGNHECANVTRVYGFYDECKRRCNIKTWKLFIDTFNTLPIAAIVAGKIFCVHGGLSPVLNSMDEIRNIARPTDVPDFGLLNDLLWSDPADTINEWEDNERGVSYVFSKVAINKFLSKFNFDLVCRAHMVVEDGYEFFNDRTLVTVFSAPNYCGEFDNWGAVMGVSEDLLCSFELLDPLDSAALKQVMKKEKQERKKST
- a CDS encoding uncharacterized protein (Ortholog of C. dubliniensis CD36 : Cd36_31880, C. parapsilosis CDC317 : CPAR2_702220, Candida tenuis NRRL Y-1498 : CANTEDRAFT_115848 and Debaryomyces hansenii CBS767 : DEHA2E06028g), which translates into the protein MPESSQTASSSTTAGASATTGTTGIPLTNFNYYFLLKTENIEPLIDIVNRINKEINDNQNLIHSLCLQIDNHGKFPDTIASSTNTNDNSSTSIDDPLRYLLEEKYNITRSPNLSSTNTTTNLEDYKQSLINDITQLRQLQQSKNLKNRQFLSIIEDYEQELNTFILPNLRNLIINNLDSNKHQKSKKSKTSKDILLIRKQFFMIEKLIYEKYEKYIIRLWKLIKFIKLLNKFMIKLKQQQLKQKQLEMIQEVKELKLQLQEIK